The DNA segment ACCGGGATTGGGCGCTTGGCCGAGGTCGCCGTAGGTGACGCCACCGACGTCTGAGAAGTAATGGACGAACCGATTTCCACCCGCGGGTTGCGACGACACGCCGATCGACACGATTGATTCGTACCCGTTGGAATCGCTGATGAACGTGGGCGTGGTGGCGCTGAGGTTATCGGTTCGCCAAACGCGGTAGTAGTCGGACGTCCAGGCCCGGTTCGCATTGTTCGGGTCGATGGTGACCATCACCGCCGACCCGAAGGCGCCCAGGCCCTGGTTGATCCACGGCGAATCGGAGCGGTCGATGTTGGCGGTGCTCTTGTCGTCCACCAGCACCGTCCACGTGGGTGACGCGGCCGAACCGTTGGTCGTGCGACGTACGGAGTAGCCGGTGGTGATAATGGCGGTGTTGCCGTCGAGCGAATCGATGCCCTTGGCCCGGCCCGTGAAGTTCTTGTTGACCAGCACCGGCGCGTTGGTCCCGGTTGGACGCCCCGCGGCGAAGACGCCCGCGTCGTCGGCGACCCAGAGCGTGCCGTTGGCGTCGACGGTCATCTGATTGACCTGCCACGGGCTGCTGGCGATCTTCGACCAGGTTTGCCCGCCGTTGTTCGTGTAGTGGATGCCACCGGCGACGAACTCGTTCACCGCGGTGGTTGCGGGATCGTCGGCGCGACCGCGCACGCCTGCATAGGCGATCCTGGAGACCGTTTGGTTGTTGACGGTCGTCGTTCCGCCGTTCTTATCGAACGCGATCGACTGCACGCCGAACGGCCCAACGCCGAACTCCGTGAACGCCGCGACCGGCGCCCACGAGCCGGGGGACGACGCGGCGCCACTGCGCCACAACCCGTCCTGGGCTGACCCGAAGAACAGGACCTGCCCGTTGCTGTTGGGGTCGACCGCCAGTCGCTCCCCCTTCTGGCGGCTGTCGTCGCCGCCACCGATCTTCACCCGGGTGGTCGTGCCAGGGTACTTCAGCCCGCTCGCCGTCCAGTTTCGCCCACCGTCGGTCGACTTGAAGATCTCGCCATTGTGTTGGCCCGTGCCGCTGAATCGGTTGCCGCCGGCGACGTAGACCACCTGCTTGGTCGCGTCGGACGGGTCGATCGCCAGCGAGGAGGTGGGCCAGTACGAGGGGTCGGTCATGGTGTCGGAAATGCCCTCCCACTTGTTGGCCGTCGCGTCCCATCGGCTGGCCCCCGTGTCGGAACGCAGGTAGCGGACGTTGGAGTCGCTGGGGTGTACGATCACGTGCAGCGCGTAGCCGCCCCCGTTGAGCGTGACCGTGTCCCAATCGTACGCGACGTCCGCGGCGAGCAACTTGCGCGGTTCAAGGGCTTCGGCCCAGACGAAACCCGATCGGTGTGGACGTGAGGCGAGCAGCGTCGTGATCATGGTGAGGACTCCGAAAAATCGAACGGTCATTCGGGGGTTTGGCACGGGAAGATAGGTCCCTAAAATCGCGGAACCCGGCGCGCGCGGGGACGCGGGCCGGGTTCCGGTGAGTACGAAGGTGATAGGTGCCGCCCTGCGATCGAACGTCACGCGAGGCCGATCGGCGAGCAGTCTTAACGCGGCCTTAGCAGGTCGCGCCATTGCTGCTGCGGCGACGCCGGGCGAGCAGTCCGCAGGCGCCGACGGCGGCGAGGGCCAATGAGGTCGGCTCGGGGACGGCGGTGACGCTGACGATCTGGAAGCCGTTGACCGACCCGTTGAACCGGGCCGCGAAGGCCTCGATGCGGAACGTGGAGGCGGTCAGCGGGGCGGCATCGCTGCCCAGGGTCACATAGTTCCCGATCGCCAGCGCCTCCGTCGTGTTGTCCGCCGGGACCGGGTTGACGGTGACGGTGCTTTCCACGTAGTTCGCCGACGTGCCGTTGGCGGTGAAGTTGGCGCTATCCCGGAGATACTTCGCCTCGCCCAGTTGGGTCGAGCCGCTGGTGCCTGAGAGGATGCGGTACTGCCCGACGCGGTCGCCGTCGGTCTTGTCGCTGTCGGCGTAGACGATGACCTTGTACCCGGCGTCCGTGAACGTGGCCGGGAGGTTGGCGATCGTGATCGTCGCGGCGCCGTTGTTGTCGAGGTAGGCCTTCATCAACTGCCCGTCGCCGGTCGTCGCCGTGGCGGTGAAGATGCGGTACACGCTGGTGGACGACCAGCCGATCGTGGTGCTCGCCAGCGCGTTGCCGGCGTCGTCCTTGACCGTTCCGGCGGCC comes from the Tepidisphaeraceae bacterium genome and includes:
- a CDS encoding PEP-CTERM sorting domain-containing protein gives rise to the protein MSSSFVSRAAAALIAAIVVPSVANAAVISVNFQRSGDTPLTATQTAGVVPAANWNDAVVSSAVTPSLAAGTVKDDAGNALASTTIGWSSTSVYRIFTATATTGDGQLMKAYLDNNGAATITIANLPATFTDAGYKVIVYADSDKTDGDRVGQYRILSGTSGSTQLGEAKYLRDSANFTANGTSANYVESTVTVNPVPADNTTEALAIGNYVTLGSDAAPLTASTFRIEAFAARFNGSVNGFQIVSVTAVPEPTSLALAAVGACGLLARRRRSSNGATC